AATACCTGTGAAGCACTTTGCTGAACAGCCGCATCATgtgaatcattgaaataaaatcatctattatcaaaaaaaatagcACTGGTCCAAGATTCGAGCCCTGAGGTACACCAGAATCAATAAGAACTGTTATGCCTGCGATGAACCGAAAGGGACATATCAACCACGAACTGAACCCATAACTATTCAAGAATATCCTTAATAAGATATAATAATACTTGTGTCTATCATCACATCTTACTAAGGCTTAAGGTGGAGGGGCAAGATAACCGTTTTACATTAATTAGTAATCATGATTTATCTCAGCGCCAATTTCAAATAATGCATCAATATTGATTCCTTTATATTATACCATTCGATAATTCTTCGAACTATAAATGAAAAACTAAACCCGATCATCAATATGTGTAATATTTATAGATCTCAAACTGATACTTAATCAGCAATCTGACAAATCTCTTTCTCCTGAAGTGTTTGACCTGAAGTAAGTAGACTAATGATCAATGTGAATCATCTCTAAAGACTAGAAAAATAGATTATTTCAAAGTGGTTTTAAAGTAAGCTGGGAGTGCTGCCTCCAAATATAACCAAATTTACTTAGCACTTCATTTCTCTTGTTTCGTTTGTCACAAACGCAATATTACGCGATTTATTACGAGGTGTGGATATTCTGATTTGATTGACAAAATGGATTTGATTTGGTAATATAAAAACTTCTGCAATTCCTGAATTCACGAAAAAAGGGTTGATCTTATAAATCACAAGGAGTGAAACTCCTACCTTTTAAAACTTTCAAGTTCATAAGGGAGAAATCTAACATTTGCGAATCTCTCAATTTCCTTCatatgattatttttcaatcGACTTTCCTGGAGGGTTCCAAGTAGAGCGATACAACTGATCACATTTATGGGTTACGACCtagatttgaattttatatccTGAGCCCTTGAAAAAGCTTATCCACCGAAAGTAACCGAAATTAAGGGATGTTTTCGCATTACACATCAATCGTATTCCACAAGTGTTATTTCATGAAATCATTGGATATCTTGGTTAAAGTTATAACATCAAAAGAATGAACAGTCTGATTCATGATTCCCTCAGAAAGAAGGAAGAAAGTAATAAGTAGAAGCTTTGAAATGGTCGATAGAAAATAATTCGAGGCTCTCTTAAATTTTCAGATGTAATAAAATGTGTAGAATCAAAACTCGATCAATAATGAGGGCATACTGCATATTTGAAATTTCTTGCTTGAAAAACAGATCCATGAGTTTTGAAGACGAAGATTCAAGTCATAACAATGCAACTTCAACTACTGGGGGACATCAGTAAAATTTGGATCTCTACAAGAattgttatatctcctgaaattttGATCACAGTCACATGAAATAAAAATGGTTTTCATTCATCGAgctctgatctaaaacatattgaGATTTCAGTACAGTATTTTGCCGCAAGGAGAGGTGGCagcttcgagaaaattattgaatttcatttgaaaatttcagttcacAACCTATTCCTTCTCAAATAATGAACTAATCGCACAACCCCTAgcattttatatatttatattttttattgttttttattaccAGAAATGTAGAAACAATGTATTCGAAGGAACAGGCTGAAGGATCCAAGGCCGATGGGCATTTTCTCCACAATAAATGACAGTTATCCATCTATCTATAACACAGCATAAGTTATTGCTTCGATCGACAGAATTTCTTGGAGGTTTGCTCCTCAAAGATAaccataaaattcgaattttattgcccCATGTACATAGTAGTTCAGTTGGTTAACACCAATTATTATTGCTCTATATCAACTGCCACGGTTGAACACGTCCtgcaaaaatacttcctaaagccGACGAAGTTACCAACGGATGTTGGGATTGCTCGATCATATAAAGTATACAATTATGCTACTCTGAGAAGGTTCCAAAGCAATAGAAACATTTGACTTCAAAATTCTGAAATCTAAACATCTGAAACGAaactaaatatttgaatatgatATAAAAAACTTGTCAGGAATGTGGACAATGCTTTATTTTTCTCACAAGTTTACTTTTGCCAAAGTTTCGGAGGCGATTCactccttcttcagggctaaaaACAAGAGGACATCAACAAACAATATCAAGGACATCTCCTGAAACTAACCTCATGAATATtaagttttcgagaaaacagcaattaagcaatatttcatcgaaTTATTTGTAAGATTAAATTACAATCAAGTATAACGTCGCCAGAAGCAAAACATAAATGTCGAATACAAAAACATAGACAAACATTCAAATTTCATGTATTACAATCATATATaggtctttttctttttgtcaaTAAGTTATATTCTACGTGTATTCCTTTGTTGTGTATCACGTCACGTCCAACAAGATATCAGATAAATAGCTGAAATATAGAATATAACTTCACAAAAAGAAGAAGACCTATCTATGATTGTAATACTTGACATTTGAAGTTTCATGTTTGTCTATGTTTTTgtatttgacatttctgtttTGATTCTGGCGACGTTATACCTGATTGTAATTTAATCCTAcaaataattttatgaaatattcttaattgctgttttctcgaaaacttgATATTCATGAGGTTAGTTTCAGGAGCTGTCCTTGTTATTGTTTGTTAAAAGTCCTCTTGTTttttagccctgaagaaggaggAAATCGcttccgaaacgttggcaaaagtaaacttgtgagaaaaataaagcattgtccacattcctgacaagttttttatattatattcaaatatttagttTCGTTTCAGATGTTTAGATTTCAGAATTTTGAAGTCAAATGTTTCTATtgctttgtaaccttctcagaGTAGCATAATTGTATACTTTTTATGATCGAGCAATTCCAACATCCGTTGGTAACTTCGTCggctttaggaagtatttttgcaGGACGTGTTCAACCGTCAATCaaagttttttatattatattgtttatCATGGACGAATACCaaattgataaatatttaaaattatttatttttattatctttagtTTTCACTAATACTTTCAGTTCAATCTCTAATTCGCGTTCCATGTTCAGATCCTAGTAAAACCAAATGCTGGCTGGGCCAATGGTGAAAAGTAAATATTTAAAGTTTCGAATGCACATCAGTATTTGATTAATTACTAGAGAAACTCGTGGAATGCTTCGAAGCGGCAGGTTTTCAAGAGGCATCATATCTACGATTCCACCAACCACCAACAGCGGTGAATGCCCAGAAATTCTGATTTTATACCTTCGTATGCGGGGAAATTTCCATTTCCACGGTGTGCGAGCAGCTTTATGTTGTCTCCTGCAGTCTTTAGAAAGTGCCGCACGAAGCTTAGAGGAACGGTACACGTCATGATTTACAGTTTTCGCAGATACCTATTTAATTCGTGGGATTCCCAAGGATTGAGGGAAATCTAGCATTCCACTGCTACTGGGCCATATATTACCCGATGACAAATACCGTAGAGCGCAAACATGTTCTCTGTCCACCCTCCACTCAGCTGTTTATCGATTTCAGAAAGGAAAGGGGTGCGTTTTATGCACAATGAATCAATCAAGGTCACAGTTTTGGTAGCCCATCTGACCATCATAAAATTTCACTGAACCTGAAAATGCACTCAGAACCCGTTCGAAAATGTTATGTGGGCATTTGGTTTTGCTCATCGGAATTGTCCTCGTTTTCACGTGATCGAAATTTATCGGAATATTTCCACATTGTTATTGATGAAATGTTTcgatttataatttgaattcaaaCAACCTAACTCCCATTTAAATTTTGATAGTTTGCGTTTCAGACTACGAAGGATCTTTAATAGTTCAAAAACCAGTAAATAGActagatttcatttttttgttgaggattgattctaaaaatttaagtaaaatgaaccgaaaatgtggaagaatcattgaaatatctcaagaaatgaaaaagttatgggactttgaagttgcgcttggaagaataatttcatagtacgtgtaagtgtcgtgtcGTCACaaactagacgactggtattcgcagagtgcttacgaattcattggtgtacgatcacttgtgccgttcgtgtcgtgttttgttcgttacacaatggctgaaataacttaggtactatatacatacatataaattccttttttctctttttactttttactcctcacataaatatgttttgccattgatagacttcaacaaccagtactcaactacaaactgtttatgaaacgtgtTTTAattaaatcatcgttataagttgaaccatgatgtagcaaactcaaaagtagatacttaattgaaaagtttaactccttttatttctgcactaacataagatggatttgaagaaaaaaactccatcactgcgaatatatctattttaggcaaattgtcactttgtcctttcacgaagccttcttccattatggtgacataaaaacaaaattcaagttaaaactacacggtacaactacaaacggcgcgagagccttggtgcggctaagtatttaaacgtaatttatggtgtagcgatcacaggcaagagccgtgacgtcacagaccaaagacgttctgcgctaaaatacgtgaatttaaataatctatttctcagtcatttattgatggattttcaaaattttttcactgatttatcagttttgatctatattttaattctatcgtgtcaaatatagtattatcaacatcaccaaactagtccattgttgaAACAGCTACTAAAAATGAGATCAATAGcttcttgaattttcgaaatgtacagagtgtttccaaattagacgtgattcttggaggacgtgttagtatggctcatttgctgtcgtttgagcaatatttagtgataaccaaaaatcaacagtttacaagatatttgagttcgtgtgttttttgaaagatttctcacctcacttcgttttcaattttttctacgttgaacaaatttgattataattttggattattttcgtggccagcgagaagtccggaccTAACGCCATTAGAATAGACAAAGTAGCGAGaagattgaaaatgaatttcagGCGGGAAGTAACAAataaagaaataagaaagaggcaCTTGCTCAAATAAGGAATGGTGGCGGTCATtgcaaacataatttatgaatacattttctactgaaattttgagttaatttcaataaaaaaatatttaattcattacttaCCTTACTTTGCTTCTTTCTCCTTTCAAATCataatctgctgaaacaaaactagtgcctgcattctaacgagaactttttaggaaatgaagaagaaattcatACCAACTTCtaaatcataataattttttctcaacATCTTATACAGCATAGttctgcttttttcatacatatcatatccttccCTAATAAAactaattcaaaattgatatcaaataacttggtcaacgtaaaaaaaatttacGAAAATTAAAGTAAGGTGACAAATGGAAAAATCGACATCAGGAATAATATTCTCtaaggaaataatgaaaacatgtttttttttccattacaaATATTACTTATGAATTTAAAAACACTTCAATGAGATATCAAcaactgaataaaaataatactaaaGTAAGTTAGAAtagatttgaatgaataataaaatgtgTTTCATGTACCTATGTttccatgaattttaattatttattcaaattctgCTCAATTCATTGCCCCAAAACTATTCAAATCTACTCCATAAAATCAAACATTATAATacttattacaatatattttcgtagccattttcgaatttatttttgGAAAACATTGGTGAACATTGAAGTTGGAATAGCTTCATTGATTTAGTTTTATTGTCTCCTAAAATCTATCAATTTTTGTACGAATTCAAATTGTATTATTCATTCTTGATTACAAACTGTATTATCATTCACCTTAACGATATggaatgatttgaaatattcagcAAGATAAAGAACTGTTTAATCTACAGCTATAAAATTGCCTGAAAAGTCCAATTATACTTCCTTCACCTGAACATTGTTCTTCCCCTATAAAATTAGTTATTCAATCACGAAAAACATTTAATCGAATTAGTATACTTTGGTTTGATGAAGTTAATAACCGTCAAATGGAGTTGTAATTTGTCGTATCTAAATGAAAAATCTAAATGCCAAACTCCTGCGAGTTTACTTCTCCTGATAACGCATGGCTTCGAAGAAATTAACAGACATTTGTCAGGATACAAATGAGATCCCTGAACAAAATATAAAGCTCTAATTATCTTGTGAAGTTCCTGTTATCAGCTGAAGTGAAGAATTCAACGGAATCGTTTCAACATTCAACGATATCTTGTGTCATTCATTTATATcacatttaatgaaagaaattgaGGTAACAGGAGAATCAGGAATAACtcttatgaataattttcagtgTAGCATTTTACTTTTACTTATAAAAATTGTTATTGAATGAAACAATGAGAAGTAATATCCaaaaattccaagaaatttattgcaataatATCTACATTAATTTGGAAACTATATGATTACAATTCAGTGAAAAAGCACAACAATTTTGAATGGTAGTAGTTCAACAAGTCGAAAGGAATAGACAATCAATTTTCCACATCTTCATCATCGTAGTTATACTCCTCATCATAAAAATCCTCTTCCTGTATGTCTTCATTTTGAGTTCCACAAATTTCGTTATGCTGTATAAGTAGTTCATGTGGTAGATTCGCCATTTGAATTACTTTGAGacgatttttttcaatgaccATTCTTTTGGTAACGAATTTCGATAATTTATGCTTCCATGTCAGCACAGTAAATAGAAAAGGATACTCTTTCTTCAAGTAATTACATGAGGTTATGAAGTCTTCGTggagatctttcttttttccGCTTAGGGCCAACTTGCTCTTGAACAAATCGATGtttttcaccctgtagatctccTCTTCTTCCAGCATACATTTACAGGAATGTATTATCTTCAATTTGctctcattttcttttgaaattaattcagAATCAGGGTAAAGGTTGTAGTATTCAACCAGATGGTCCCAGAGGTGAGGATACTGCAGTTGAAATGAGTATTCGACATTATCAAAATCTTCGGAGTCTTCGAACGATTTGAGAAACAGTTCATATATTTGGCAGGCCTCATTATATTGCCTCAAAGCTCTCAAATTGTTAACATGTctcatgcatatgttatccaggTCTTCCGTATTCTTCGTAAATTCGAAACAGCTTTTCGGTTTAGATATCTTGACAGGAGACGCAATTCGTGATAAATCAGTACAAGATCTTGATGATGGGATGCTGCGTTCAACATGGCAAGTACATATAGTTTTACTCGGCAATCCGTACTTGGAAACGATaacatatttttccatattcttcTCGAAATCTGAAACATTCAACTTTgttaagtgatttttttttcaaaaagatattCACCCACCATCAAATTCCTTTGGATATTCGTCGTTTGAACTTGAAACGTTCGAAAAGCAATCGGATTCGTTCGAcatatctccaaaattttcgtTCCCATCATTCAAAAACGTAATCTTGATCGGTACATTCTTGAGTAATACTTCTGAAGCTACCTTTCTCAGAATTGTTtctgaaaagttgaaaatttaaaataaatgattgaaaatGTACTGGAATCATACCAATGCCATCGATTGTAGTAATTTGGTTGAGAAGAATTGAATCTGATCTCCTTCTCGCGAAATTTCTCTTTCCTAGACTttccatttttatattcatcgattctgaaaaaaattgagttattcgATTAAGACACTCACCACTGTTGATGGATTACCTCTAATTGTACGTACTCCAGTGGAAAAAATGCTTCTCAATTCcttttaaacaaaaataaaacacaaaacCCTACGAAAACACTTCCCCTTGAAAAAATTTGTCAATACTGTCAGTTTTGACAAGTTGTCACatagaccaaaaaaaatttctacgGATAAGAATATTGCTCGGTGATTAATTTTCATGGGAAATTAAgtaagaataaattattgagACTCTAtttctttatacagg
Above is a window of Harmonia axyridis chromosome X, icHarAxyr1.1, whole genome shotgun sequence DNA encoding:
- the LOC123686718 gene encoding uncharacterized protein LOC123686718 produces the protein MESLGKRNFARRRSDSILLNQITTIDGIETILRKVASEVLLKNVPIKITFLNDGNENFGDMSNESDCFSNVSSSNDEYPKEFDDFEKNMEKYVIVSKYGLPSKTICTCHVERSIPSSRSCTDLSRIASPVKISKPKSCFEFTKNTEDLDNICMRHVNNLRALRQYNEACQIYELFLKSFEDSEDFDNVEYSFQLQYPHLWDHLVEYYNLYPDSELISKENESKLKIIHSCKCMLEEEEIYRVKNIDLFKSKLALSGKKKDLHEDFITSCNYLKKEYPFLFTVLTWKHKLSKFVTKRMVIEKNRLKVIQMANLPHELLIQHNEICGTQNEDIQEEDFYDEEYNYDDEDVEN